One region of Rhizobium sp. WYJ-E13 genomic DNA includes:
- a CDS encoding 3-hydroxyacyl-CoA dehydrogenase, with translation MQISGASFIVTGGGSGLGAATARMLIEAGGRVTIADLNVDAGEAVARELGQDVHFVRADVTDDQDGGAAIAAAMDAFGTLRGLINCAGVAPAEKVIGRDGPHRLESFARTITINLIGTFNMIRLAAAAIQNAEPDAEGERGVIINTASAAAFDGQIGQAAYAASKGGVAAMTLPIARELARHGIRTVSIAPGIFETPMMAGMPAEVREALGKSVPFPPRLGHPAEFAALVRHILENSMLNGEVIRLDGALRMGAR, from the coding sequence GTGCAGATCAGCGGCGCAAGTTTCATCGTCACCGGCGGCGGCTCCGGCCTCGGAGCAGCAACAGCACGCATGCTTATCGAAGCCGGCGGACGCGTGACGATCGCCGATCTCAACGTGGATGCAGGCGAGGCCGTCGCGCGCGAGCTCGGGCAGGATGTACACTTCGTTCGGGCTGACGTGACCGATGATCAAGATGGTGGTGCAGCAATCGCCGCTGCAATGGATGCCTTCGGTACGCTTCGCGGGCTCATCAATTGTGCCGGTGTGGCGCCCGCCGAAAAGGTGATCGGCCGTGATGGCCCGCATCGGCTGGAAAGTTTTGCCCGCACCATTACCATCAATCTCATCGGCACCTTCAATATGATCCGGCTTGCTGCCGCTGCCATCCAGAATGCTGAGCCGGATGCGGAAGGTGAGCGTGGTGTGATCATTAATACGGCTTCGGCGGCTGCTTTCGACGGGCAGATCGGTCAGGCCGCCTATGCTGCCTCCAAGGGCGGTGTCGCGGCAATGACGTTGCCGATCGCTCGCGAGCTTGCGCGTCATGGCATTCGTACCGTGTCGATTGCGCCCGGCATTTTCGAAACACCGATGATGGCAGGCATGCCGGCGGAGGTGCGGGAAGCGCTTGGAAAGAGCGTGCCTTTCCCGCCACGCCTCGGGCATCCGGCGGAGTTTGCCGCGCTGGTGCGCCATATCCTGGAAAACAGCATGCTGAACGGCGAGGTCATCCGCCTCGACGGGGCATTGCGCATGGGTGCGCGCTGA
- a CDS encoding alpha-ketoacid dehydrogenase subunit beta gives MARMTMIEAVRSAMDVSMARDDNVVVFGEDVGYFGGVFRCTQGLQAKYGKTRCFDTPISESGIVGTAIGMAAYGLKPCVEIQFADYMYPAYDQLTQEAARIRYRSNGDFTCPIVVRMPTGGGIFGGQTHSQSPEALFTHVCGLKVVVPSNPHDAKGLLISAIEDPDPVMFLEPKRLYNGPFDGHHERPVTPWSKHDLGEVPEGHYTIPIGKAEVRRTGSAVTVVAYGTMVHVALAAAEDAGIDAEVIDLRSLLPLDLDTIVKSVAKTGRCVVIHEATLTSGFGAEVVSLVQEHCFYQLEAPVVRVAGWDTPYPHAQEWDYFPGPGRVGRALAEVMEA, from the coding sequence ATGGCCCGGATGACGATGATTGAGGCCGTGCGCAGCGCCATGGACGTCTCGATGGCGCGCGACGACAATGTCGTGGTCTTCGGTGAGGATGTCGGCTATTTCGGCGGCGTCTTCCGCTGCACGCAGGGCCTGCAGGCAAAATACGGCAAGACGCGCTGTTTCGACACGCCGATCAGCGAATCCGGTATCGTCGGCACGGCAATCGGCATGGCTGCCTATGGGCTGAAGCCCTGCGTCGAGATCCAGTTCGCCGACTACATGTATCCGGCTTACGATCAACTGACGCAGGAGGCGGCGCGTATCCGCTATCGTTCCAACGGCGATTTCACTTGCCCGATCGTCGTGCGCATGCCGACCGGCGGCGGCATCTTCGGCGGCCAGACGCACAGCCAGAGCCCGGAAGCGCTTTTCACCCATGTCTGCGGCCTGAAAGTGGTCGTGCCCTCCAATCCTCACGACGCCAAGGGCCTGCTGATATCAGCCATCGAGGATCCCGATCCCGTCATGTTCCTGGAGCCGAAGCGCCTCTATAACGGACCCTTCGACGGTCACCACGAAAGACCGGTGACACCATGGTCGAAGCATGATCTCGGCGAAGTGCCGGAGGGGCACTATACGATCCCGATCGGCAAGGCCGAGGTGCGGCGCACGGGCTCGGCCGTGACTGTCGTCGCCTACGGCACAATGGTGCATGTGGCGCTTGCCGCCGCCGAGGATGCCGGCATCGACGCCGAGGTGATCGATCTCAGAAGCCTCCTGCCGCTTGATCTCGATACGATCGTCAAATCCGTCGCCAAGACCGGGCGCTGCGTCGTCATCCACGAAGCCACGCTGACCTCTGGTTTCGGGGCCGAGGTCGTGTCGCTGGTGCAGGAACATTGCTTCTATCAGCTCGAAGCCCCGGTCGTGCGCGTCGCCGGCTGGGACACGCCCTATCCGCATGCGCAGGAGTGGGATTATTTCCCTGGACCCGGCCGCGTCGGGCGGGCACTCGCCGAAGTCATGGAGGCCTGA
- a CDS encoding acetyl-CoA C-acyltransferase produces MALQDPIVIVGAARTPIGSFQGELKDASAPELGAMAIRAALQRSGVAADAVEEVVFGCVLPAGQGQAPARQAAIHAGLPFATGASTVNKMCGSGMKAVMIAHDLIAAGSASLAIAGGMESMTNAPYLLDRARAGYRLGHGRVVDHMFLDGLEDAYDKGRLMGSFAEDCAEAYQFTREAQDAYAVTSLTRAQKAIAEGYFDREIVPVTVKSGKGEPVASRDEQPGKARPDKIPTLKPAFRDGGTVTAANSSSISDGAAALVLMRRSEADRRGLKPLATILGHATHSQEPSLFATAPIGALQKLSDRTGLPLSEVDIFEINEAFAVVAMAAMRDLDLPHDKVNVHGGACALGHPIGASGARILVTLLAALERYDVKRGMAALCIGGGEATAVAIERH; encoded by the coding sequence ATGGCCTTGCAGGATCCCATCGTCATCGTAGGAGCGGCTCGTACACCGATCGGCAGTTTCCAGGGCGAACTTAAAGATGCCTCGGCCCCTGAGCTTGGCGCGATGGCAATCCGTGCAGCACTTCAGCGCAGCGGCGTTGCGGCCGATGCAGTCGAGGAAGTGGTCTTCGGTTGTGTATTGCCGGCCGGTCAGGGACAGGCGCCGGCCCGCCAAGCTGCGATCCATGCCGGACTGCCTTTTGCGACCGGCGCCAGCACCGTCAACAAGATGTGTGGTTCCGGCATGAAGGCGGTCATGATCGCTCATGATCTGATTGCTGCCGGCAGCGCTTCACTGGCGATCGCAGGCGGCATGGAAAGCATGACCAATGCGCCCTATCTCCTTGATCGTGCCCGTGCGGGTTACAGGCTCGGCCATGGGCGGGTCGTGGATCATATGTTCCTCGACGGGCTGGAGGATGCTTATGACAAGGGGCGCTTGATGGGCAGCTTCGCGGAGGATTGCGCCGAAGCCTATCAGTTTACGCGCGAGGCGCAGGACGCCTATGCGGTGACCTCGCTGACGCGGGCGCAGAAGGCGATTGCCGAAGGCTATTTTGACAGAGAAATCGTGCCCGTGACGGTGAAATCCGGCAAGGGCGAGCCGGTGGCAAGCCGTGACGAACAGCCGGGCAAGGCGAGGCCTGACAAGATCCCGACCCTGAAGCCGGCTTTCCGCGACGGCGGTACGGTCACGGCCGCCAATTCCAGTTCGATCTCTGATGGAGCAGCCGCGCTCGTGCTGATGCGTCGTTCGGAGGCGGATCGTCGCGGGCTGAAGCCGCTCGCCACCATTCTCGGTCACGCCACGCATTCGCAGGAACCTAGTCTCTTCGCCACCGCGCCGATCGGCGCCCTGCAGAAACTCTCTGACCGCACCGGCCTGCCGCTTTCCGAGGTTGATATCTTTGAGATCAACGAGGCATTCGCCGTCGTTGCCATGGCGGCGATGCGCGACCTCGACCTGCCGCATGACAAGGTCAATGTGCATGGCGGCGCCTGTGCGCTCGGCCATCCGATCGGGGCTTCCGGCGCCCGTATTCTGGTGACGTTATTGGCAGCGCTGGAGCGTTATGACGTGAAGCGGGGTATGGCAGCACTTTGCATCGGCGGTGGCGAGGCGACCGCTGTTGCAATCGAGCGGCATTAG
- a CDS encoding LacI family DNA-binding transcriptional regulator has translation MRKQGSPSLQGEPSSEALSRKPMTARELARMLGVSQSAVSRAFTPGASIAADLRERILKYAAEVDYQPNAIASMLSKSRTNIIGIVVSDMQNPFYPGLIEKLSRSLQRIGLQSLLFNITKGSNLEEQLSALRRYNVDAVIVISATILSGSTLSWATEGRPAILINRVIEDTNLSCVACNNVEGARALADHFYQQGARRVAYVAGLSHTTTNRERQSGFVTRIAELGMTLSARIEGQEYSYYAGRKAALEIAAKKSTDAIFFANDILAIGGIDALREEAGCRVPDDIFVAGFDDIPMAGWPHYNLTTFRQPVDEIVRVVVEMIEGDTSALLRAATIIRLSGEFVARRSTGAEPEAQ, from the coding sequence ATGCGCAAACAGGGATCACCGTCCTTGCAGGGGGAGCCGTCCAGTGAAGCGCTGAGCCGCAAGCCGATGACGGCTCGTGAATTGGCACGTATGCTCGGCGTAAGCCAGTCGGCCGTCTCGCGCGCATTTACCCCGGGCGCGAGCATCGCGGCGGATCTGCGTGAGCGGATCCTGAAATATGCGGCTGAGGTTGACTATCAGCCGAACGCAATCGCCAGCATGCTGTCGAAGAGCCGGACGAACATCATCGGCATCGTCGTCTCCGATATGCAGAACCCCTTCTATCCGGGCCTGATCGAGAAACTCTCCCGGTCGCTGCAGCGCATCGGCCTGCAGAGCCTTCTCTTCAACATCACCAAGGGCTCCAACCTCGAGGAGCAGCTTTCGGCGCTGCGCCGCTATAACGTGGACGCCGTCATCGTCATTTCTGCCACGATCCTCTCGGGTTCTACATTGAGCTGGGCAACGGAAGGCCGTCCTGCCATCCTGATCAACCGCGTCATCGAAGATACCAACCTCAGCTGTGTTGCCTGCAACAATGTCGAGGGTGCCCGGGCGCTGGCCGATCATTTCTATCAGCAGGGCGCTCGCAGGGTCGCCTATGTCGCCGGCCTTAGCCACACGACCACCAACCGTGAACGGCAGAGCGGTTTCGTCACGCGGATTGCGGAGCTTGGCATGACGCTGAGCGCCCGGATCGAAGGACAGGAATACAGCTATTATGCCGGCCGCAAGGCCGCACTCGAAATCGCGGCCAAGAAGAGCACCGACGCGATTTTCTTTGCCAACGACATCCTGGCAATCGGCGGCATCGATGCGCTGCGGGAAGAAGCCGGCTGCCGCGTTCCCGACGACATCTTCGTTGCAGGTTTCGACGACATTCCGATGGCCGGCTGGCCGCATTACAACCTCACCACTTTTCGCCAGCCGGTCGACGAGATTGTCCGGGTTGTCGTTGAAATGATCGAGGGAGATACGTCGGCGCTGCTGCGGGCAGCGACGATCATCCGCTTGTCGGGAGAATTCGTCGCAAGACGCTCGACCGGCGCGGAGCCGGAAGCGCAGTAA
- a CDS encoding acyl-CoA dehydrogenase family protein, whose product MILSELQQQICDLARDFARERLAPGAAKRDRESLFPREELKEMGELGLLGMLVPEAYGGSDTGLIAYAAALEEIAAGDGPCSTIMSVHSSVGCVPILKFGNEEQRQRFLPKLASGEWIGGFALTEPQAGSDASNLRTRARRDGDHYVLDGAKQFITSGKNGQVIIVFAVTDPDAGKKGITAFIVPTNTPGYEVIRVEEKLGLHSSDTCQIAFNGMRIPAELRLGEEGEGYRIALANLEGGRIGIAAQAVGMAKAAFEAARDYARERSAFGKPIAEHQAVAFRLADMATRIEAARQLVFHAAWLREAGLPCLSEASMAKLFASEMAERVCSDAIQIHGGYGYMADYPVERIYRDVRICQIYEGTSDVQRMVIARNL is encoded by the coding sequence ATGATCCTTTCCGAACTTCAGCAGCAAATCTGCGATCTGGCTCGTGATTTCGCTCGGGAACGTCTGGCGCCCGGAGCGGCAAAACGCGACCGGGAATCTCTCTTCCCTCGCGAAGAACTGAAGGAAATGGGTGAACTCGGGCTTCTCGGCATGCTGGTACCCGAGGCTTATGGTGGATCGGATACTGGTCTCATTGCCTATGCCGCGGCCCTCGAGGAGATAGCAGCCGGCGACGGTCCCTGCTCCACCATCATGAGCGTGCACAGTTCGGTCGGCTGCGTGCCCATCCTGAAATTCGGCAATGAGGAGCAGCGCCAACGTTTCCTGCCGAAGCTTGCCAGCGGCGAATGGATCGGCGGTTTTGCGCTGACCGAGCCACAGGCGGGCTCCGATGCCTCGAACCTCAGGACGCGGGCGCGGCGCGACGGCGATCACTATGTGCTCGACGGCGCCAAGCAGTTCATCACTTCGGGCAAGAACGGACAGGTTATCATCGTCTTTGCCGTCACCGATCCCGATGCCGGCAAGAAGGGCATCACTGCCTTCATCGTGCCGACCAATACGCCAGGTTACGAGGTGATACGGGTCGAGGAGAAGCTTGGCCTGCATTCCTCCGATACCTGCCAGATCGCCTTCAATGGCATGCGTATTCCAGCCGAGCTTCGGCTCGGCGAGGAAGGGGAAGGCTACCGGATCGCACTTGCCAATCTTGAGGGCGGGCGGATCGGTATTGCTGCGCAGGCCGTCGGCATGGCGAAGGCTGCGTTCGAGGCGGCACGCGATTATGCCCGCGAGCGCAGCGCCTTTGGCAAACCGATTGCCGAACATCAGGCTGTCGCCTTTCGGCTTGCCGATATGGCAACGCGCATCGAGGCGGCCCGGCAACTCGTCTTCCATGCTGCCTGGCTCCGGGAGGCCGGATTGCCATGTCTGTCGGAGGCTTCGATGGCCAAGCTCTTTGCCTCCGAAATGGCCGAACGTGTCTGCTCCGATGCGATCCAGATCCATGGTGGCTATGGCTACATGGCCGACTATCCGGTGGAGCGCATCTATCGCGACGTACGTATCTGCCAGATCTACGAGGGAACAAGCGACGTGCAGCGCATGGTGATTGCCCGCAACTTATAA
- a CDS encoding dihydrolipoamide acetyltransferase family protein gives MGEFTIKMPDVGEGVAEAELVEWHVKTGDPVREDMVIAAVMTDKATVEIPSPVSGTVTWLAGEIGDRIAVKAPLVRIETSEEIGATKLEAPSQPLLAEPVKVEALKPAPKPPAPATPSPSSPAEKPLAAPSVRLFARESGVDLRQVQGTGPAGRILREDVEQFLNQGAAPVSVRAGLAKKTATEEIKLTGLRRRIAEKMALSTSRIPHITYVEEVDMSALEELRATMNTDRKADHPKLTVLPFLMRALVKAISEQPDVNATFDDDAGIITRSSAVHIGIATQTPAGLTVPVVRHAEARGIFDCAIEMNRLAGAARSGTATRDELSGSTITISSLGALGGIVSTPVINHPEVAIIGVNKIATRPVWDGTQFVPRKMMNLSSSFDHRIIDGWDAANFVQRIRTLLETPALIFIEG, from the coding sequence ATGGGCGAATTCACCATCAAGATGCCCGATGTCGGCGAAGGCGTCGCCGAGGCCGAGCTCGTGGAATGGCATGTGAAGACGGGCGATCCGGTGCGTGAGGACATGGTGATCGCCGCGGTCATGACAGACAAGGCCACCGTCGAGATCCCATCGCCTGTCAGCGGCACGGTGACCTGGCTTGCCGGAGAGATCGGTGACCGCATCGCCGTCAAGGCGCCGCTCGTGCGCATCGAGACATCGGAGGAGATCGGCGCAACGAAGCTTGAAGCACCCTCGCAGCCGCTGCTTGCCGAGCCGGTGAAAGTGGAGGCGCTGAAACCCGCTCCGAAGCCGCCCGCACCCGCAACCCCATCCCCATCCTCACCTGCAGAAAAGCCGCTTGCCGCGCCATCCGTACGGCTCTTTGCGCGCGAGAGCGGCGTGGACCTGAGGCAAGTGCAAGGCACCGGGCCGGCCGGCCGTATCCTTCGCGAGGATGTCGAGCAGTTCCTCAACCAGGGTGCAGCGCCCGTTTCGGTGCGAGCCGGTTTGGCGAAGAAGACGGCGACCGAGGAGATCAAGCTGACCGGCCTTCGCCGCCGTATCGCAGAGAAGATGGCGCTCTCGACGTCGCGCATTCCCCACATCACCTATGTGGAGGAGGTGGATATGAGCGCGCTGGAGGAACTGCGCGCAACCATGAATACCGATCGCAAGGCCGATCATCCCAAGTTGACGGTGTTGCCCTTCCTGATGCGGGCTTTGGTCAAAGCGATCTCCGAGCAGCCCGATGTCAACGCCACCTTTGACGACGATGCCGGCATCATCACGCGCTCTAGCGCGGTGCATATCGGCATCGCAACGCAGACCCCGGCGGGTCTGACCGTGCCTGTCGTGCGTCACGCCGAGGCGCGCGGCATCTTCGACTGCGCTATCGAAATGAACCGGTTGGCGGGCGCGGCTCGATCAGGCACGGCGACGCGCGACGAACTGTCGGGATCGACCATCACCATCAGCTCGCTCGGCGCGCTTGGCGGTATCGTCTCAACGCCGGTCATCAATCATCCGGAAGTGGCGATCATCGGCGTCAACAAGATTGCCACACGGCCGGTCTGGGACGGCACACAATTCGTGCCCCGCAAGATGATGAACCTCTCCTCCAGCTTCGATCACCGCATCATCGACGGCTGGGATGCGGCGAACTTCGTGCAGCGTATTCGCACGCTGCTCGAAACGCCGGCGCTCATTTTCATCGAAGGCTGA
- a CDS encoding 3-methyl-2-oxobutanoate dehydrogenase (2-methylpropanoyl-transferring) subunit alpha produces the protein MEESARLSLHVPEPAVRPGGQPDFSNVKIAKAGAVPRPEVDVASEDIRDLAFSIIRVLNRDGEAVGPWAGSLSDEELLTGLRNMMKLRAFDARMLMAQRQGKTSFYMQHLGEEAVSCGFRKALRKGDMNFPTYRQAGLLIADDYPMVEMMNQIYSNESDPLHGRQLPIMYSSKEHGFFTISGNLATQYVQAVGWAMASAIKNDSRIAAGWIGDGSTAESDFHSALVFASTYKAPVILNIVNNQWAISTFQGIARGGSGTFAARGLGFGIPALRVDGNDYLAVHAVARWAAERARRNLGPTLIEYVTYRVGAHSTSDDPSAYRPKTESEAWPLGDPVLRLKKHLIVRGVWSDARHTQAEAEIMDEVIEAQRQAEAHGTLHDGGKPSVRDIFEGVYAEMPPHIRRQRQKAGY, from the coding sequence ATGGAGGAATCTGCTCGTTTGAGCCTGCATGTCCCCGAACCTGCCGTCCGTCCGGGCGGCCAACCCGATTTTTCCAACGTCAAGATTGCAAAGGCCGGGGCCGTGCCTCGACCGGAGGTCGATGTTGCATCCGAGGATATCCGCGACCTCGCCTTTTCGATCATCCGTGTGCTCAATCGCGATGGGGAGGCCGTTGGTCCCTGGGCAGGGTCGCTGAGCGACGAGGAGTTGCTGACTGGGCTTCGCAACATGATGAAGCTTCGCGCCTTCGATGCCCGCATGCTGATGGCGCAGCGGCAGGGCAAGACCTCCTTCTACATGCAGCATCTCGGCGAGGAGGCCGTCAGCTGCGGCTTCCGCAAGGCGCTGCGGAAGGGCGACATGAACTTCCCGACCTACCGGCAGGCTGGCCTGCTCATTGCCGACGACTATCCGATGGTCGAGATGATGAACCAGATCTATTCGAACGAGAGCGATCCGCTGCACGGCCGGCAATTGCCCATCATGTACTCGTCCAAGGAACACGGCTTCTTCACGATCTCGGGCAATCTCGCCACGCAATATGTGCAGGCGGTTGGCTGGGCCATGGCTTCGGCGATCAAGAATGACAGCCGCATAGCCGCCGGCTGGATCGGCGACGGCTCGACGGCGGAATCGGACTTCCATTCGGCGCTGGTCTTTGCCTCCACCTACAAGGCACCGGTCATCCTCAACATCGTCAACAATCAGTGGGCGATCTCCACCTTCCAGGGCATTGCCCGCGGCGGCTCCGGCACCTTTGCCGCCCGGGGCCTCGGTTTCGGCATTCCGGCGCTGCGCGTCGATGGCAACGACTATCTCGCTGTTCACGCTGTCGCCCGCTGGGCGGCGGAGCGGGCACGCCGCAATCTCGGCCCGACGCTGATCGAATATGTCACCTATCGCGTCGGAGCCCACTCGACATCGGATGATCCAAGCGCCTACCGGCCGAAGACGGAATCCGAAGCCTGGCCGCTCGGCGATCCTGTCCTGCGGCTGAAGAAGCACCTGATCGTCAGAGGCGTTTGGTCGGATGCGCGCCATACCCAGGCCGAAGCGGAGATCATGGACGAGGTGATCGAGGCGCAACGCCAAGCCGAGGCGCACGGTACGCTGCATGATGGCGGCAAACCTTCGGTGCGCGATATATTCGAGGGCGTCTATGCCGAGATGCCGCCGCACATTCGTCGTCAGCGGCAGAAGGCGGGGTACTGA
- the lpdA gene encoding dihydrolipoyl dehydrogenase, giving the protein MKEIVCKLLVIGAGPGGYVCAIRAGQLGIDTVIVEAGKPGGTCLTVGCIPSKALIHAAAEFDAAQSMLAGKNPMGIRVEGVSIDLARTVAWKDGIVGRLTSGVSGLMQRARVKIVHGRAHFRDGKTVEVETETGQQIIRAETVVIATGSDPVELPNLPFGGRVISSAEALSLGEVPKNLVVVGGGYIGLELGTAFAKMGSQVTVVEATQQVLPLYDADLVRPVMRKLTERGIRVLTGAKAIGLSDTGEGLVIETPDGRQQALAADRILVTVGRRPRTAGSGLEELDLDRAGPYLRIDDRCRTSMRGIYAIGDVTGEPMLAHRAMAQGEMVAEIVAGRKRAWDKRCIPAICFTDPEIVSAGLSPAEARAQGYDIRTGQFPFSANGRAMTMLSEEGFVRVVARADTNLVLGLQAVGAGVSELSAAFALAIEMGARLEDIAGTIHAHPTRSEAVMEAALKALGNALHM; this is encoded by the coding sequence ATGAAAGAGATTGTCTGCAAGCTCCTCGTCATCGGTGCTGGCCCCGGTGGTTATGTCTGCGCCATCCGTGCCGGCCAGCTCGGCATCGATACCGTCATCGTCGAGGCCGGCAAGCCCGGCGGCACCTGCCTGACGGTCGGCTGCATTCCCTCCAAGGCACTCATTCATGCAGCAGCGGAATTCGATGCTGCGCAAAGCATGCTGGCGGGCAAGAACCCGATGGGTATCCGTGTTGAAGGCGTCTCCATCGACCTCGCACGAACAGTCGCCTGGAAGGATGGCATTGTCGGCCGGCTGACCAGCGGTGTCTCCGGCCTCATGCAGAGAGCACGGGTCAAGATCGTGCACGGTCGCGCGCACTTCCGGGACGGCAAGACCGTGGAGGTGGAGACGGAGACCGGCCAGCAGATCATCCGCGCCGAGACCGTGGTGATTGCGACAGGCTCCGATCCGGTGGAACTCCCGAACCTGCCTTTTGGCGGCCGCGTCATCTCCTCGGCCGAGGCTCTGTCGTTGGGAGAGGTGCCGAAAAATCTCGTCGTCGTCGGCGGCGGCTATATCGGACTGGAGCTCGGGACAGCCTTTGCGAAGATGGGATCTCAGGTAACGGTGGTCGAGGCCACGCAGCAGGTGCTGCCGTTATATGACGCGGACTTGGTGCGGCCTGTCATGCGCAAATTGACCGAGCGGGGCATTCGCGTGCTGACCGGTGCCAAGGCAATCGGCCTGTCCGATACCGGCGAAGGACTTGTCATAGAAACGCCCGACGGTCGGCAGCAGGCACTTGCCGCGGACCGCATTCTCGTGACGGTCGGCCGCCGTCCGAGAACGGCGGGTTCGGGCCTTGAAGAGCTCGACCTCGATCGCGCCGGCCCCTATCTCAGGATCGATGATCGTTGCCGCACCTCCATGCGCGGCATCTATGCCATCGGCGATGTCACCGGCGAGCCGATGCTGGCGCATCGGGCCATGGCCCAAGGGGAGATGGTCGCGGAAATCGTTGCGGGCAGGAAACGCGCCTGGGACAAGCGCTGCATCCCGGCGATTTGTTTCACAGATCCGGAGATCGTCAGCGCCGGCCTGTCACCGGCGGAGGCGCGCGCCCAGGGCTATGATATCAGGACCGGCCAGTTTCCCTTCAGCGCCAATGGGCGGGCGATGACGATGCTTTCGGAAGAGGGGTTCGTGCGGGTGGTGGCAAGGGCAGATACCAATCTCGTGCTCGGCCTGCAGGCGGTGGGCGCTGGTGTCTCGGAACTTTCGGCCGCCTTTGCGCTCGCCATCGAAATGGGCGCCCGGCTGGAAGATATCGCCGGCACGATCCATGCTCATCCAACCCGCAGCGAGGCGGTCATGGAAGCCGCACTCAAAGCCTTGGGGAACGCGCTGCATATGTGA
- a CDS encoding mandelate racemase/muconate lactonizing enzyme family protein → MGTIIKSVEAFQVKWEPGEPPGRRTAFVRVTTEDGVVGHGEASPMMGGEHSLGVVGDFAASLAGADALDQAVLYDRLLHKYVKLGPEGAVTGALAALDIALWDIKGKHFNQPVYKLLGGAWRTELPFYASIGNNAGRTVDETVRVVEQRWRAEKPAAIKIRWDGDRTRQDYDIRGDIAKAKAVRKLVGDDFPLAFDANNQYSVGGAIRVGRALEELGYIWFEEPVQHYNVRAMGEVAQRLDITVSAAEQSYTTQAVVDMINAGVRMVQPDIVKMGGITGLMQCAAICFAHGVELVPHQTQPTIAHVANLHVLATLMHNTKPAEFSDPSTRMHVGFANPPIPEDGKFKVPSGPGLGLTVNDAELDKRRS, encoded by the coding sequence GTGGGTACGATCATCAAGTCCGTGGAAGCTTTTCAGGTGAAATGGGAGCCCGGCGAGCCGCCGGGCCGCCGCACGGCTTTCGTGCGGGTGACGACCGAGGACGGCGTCGTCGGCCACGGCGAGGCCTCGCCGATGATGGGGGGCGAACACTCGCTCGGCGTCGTCGGGGATTTTGCGGCCTCGCTCGCCGGTGCCGATGCGCTCGACCAGGCGGTGCTCTACGACCGTTTGCTGCATAAATATGTGAAGCTTGGCCCGGAAGGCGCCGTCACCGGTGCGCTTGCCGCTCTCGATATCGCCCTCTGGGACATCAAGGGCAAGCACTTCAATCAGCCCGTCTACAAGCTGCTTGGCGGTGCCTGGCGCACGGAACTGCCTTTCTATGCCTCGATTGGCAACAATGCCGGCCGCACCGTCGATGAAACGGTTCGCGTGGTCGAGCAGCGCTGGAGGGCCGAAAAGCCCGCGGCGATCAAGATCCGCTGGGATGGCGACCGCACGCGCCAAGACTATGACATTCGGGGCGACATAGCCAAGGCCAAGGCCGTGCGTAAGCTGGTGGGCGACGACTTCCCGCTCGCCTTCGACGCCAATAACCAATATTCCGTCGGCGGCGCTATCCGCGTTGGGCGTGCGCTCGAAGAGCTCGGCTATATCTGGTTCGAAGAACCGGTCCAGCACTATAACGTCCGTGCCATGGGGGAGGTCGCCCAGCGCCTCGACATCACGGTTTCGGCTGCCGAGCAGTCCTATACGACGCAGGCCGTCGTCGACATGATCAATGCGGGCGTGCGCATGGTGCAGCCTGACATCGTCAAGATGGGCGGCATCACCGGCCTCATGCAGTGCGCTGCGATCTGCTTTGCCCATGGTGTCGAACTGGTTCCGCACCAGACGCAGCCGACCATTGCTCATGTGGCAAACCTGCATGTGCTTGCGACGCTGATGCACAACACCAAGCCCGCCGAATTTTCCGATCCGTCGACGCGCATGCATGTCGGCTTCGCCAATCCGCCGATTCCGGAAGACGGCAAGTTCAAGGTGCCGTCCGGCCCGGGCCTTGGCCTGACCGTCAACGATGCCGAGCTCGACAAGCGGCGAAGCTGA